A genome region from Gammaproteobacteria bacterium includes the following:
- a CDS encoding substrate-binding domain-containing protein, with protein sequence MLIALVAAACGAGGSSDTTAPESTTAPESTTAPESTTAPEKEVKKVAFFGFSAANGFAQATWAGIQEGAAELGVEVKFFDPNFDANTQVSQIQDAITSGDYQAFIIQANDGNAV encoded by the coding sequence ATGCTGATCGCCCTGGTTGCTGCGGCTTGCGGAGCCGGCGGATCCAGCGACACGACCGCTCCCGAGAGTACGACTGCTCCCGAGAGTACGACCGCTCCCGAGAGTACGACCGCTCCCGAGAAAGAGGTGAAGAAGGTCGCGTTCTTTGGCTTTTCGGCAGCAAACGGGTTCGCTCAGGCGACCTGGGCCGGCATCCAGGAGGGTGCCGCGGAGTTGGGGGTCGAGGTCAAATTTTTCGATCCGAATTTCGATGCCAATACCCAAGTGTCCCAGATCCAGGATGCCATTACTAGCGGTGACTACCAGGCCTTCATCATCCAGGCCAATGACGGAAACGCAGTG